In the Pseudomonas sp. DTU_2021_1001937_2_SI_NGA_ILE_001 genome, one interval contains:
- a CDS encoding cupin-like domain-containing protein, with protein sequence MSLPQSLAQPANKFWSLSRFPNYTRCGAVDEIDALSISRADFVHHYVNRNRPCLVRNAVRHWPAFERWQALDYLVRHSHNKPVVVRAQVVPEVIGWARPQVKAELTAYANSVYRDMPFHEFLAGLTAGSGPWVADSCRFSEGSAIEPMKDDVGGLPFMPTLGKSLAYPAHRSFLYRDSYTDWHFHVTDETFMAQVVGAKEVLILPPDEAAWRALRPVIEDTGRLYDIDTERFPGTQALQPLRTVVGPGDALYIPVYWWHAVQSLDEAYGATVAATFRTPLHVSGDIRSPIARRVLRTYLFSRYAPLVAAAVGYSMAWRLANGLRRGAA encoded by the coding sequence ATGTCATTGCCCCAATCGCTCGCGCAGCCGGCGAACAAGTTCTGGAGCCTGTCGCGCTTTCCCAACTACACCCGCTGTGGCGCGGTGGACGAGATCGACGCCCTGAGCATCAGCCGCGCCGACTTCGTTCATCATTACGTGAACCGCAACCGACCCTGCCTGGTGCGCAATGCGGTACGCCACTGGCCGGCGTTCGAGCGCTGGCAGGCGCTGGATTACCTGGTCCGGCATTCGCACAACAAACCGGTGGTGGTGCGCGCCCAGGTGGTGCCCGAGGTGATCGGCTGGGCGCGCCCGCAGGTCAAGGCCGAACTCACGGCCTACGCCAACAGCGTGTACCGCGACATGCCCTTTCATGAGTTTCTTGCTGGCCTGACGGCCGGCAGCGGGCCCTGGGTGGCGGACAGCTGCCGCTTCAGCGAAGGCTCGGCCATCGAGCCGATGAAGGACGATGTGGGCGGGCTGCCGTTCATGCCGACCCTGGGCAAGTCGCTGGCCTACCCGGCGCACCGCAGCTTTCTGTATCGCGACTCCTACACCGACTGGCATTTCCACGTCACCGACGAGACCTTCATGGCCCAGGTGGTGGGTGCCAAGGAGGTGCTGATCCTGCCGCCCGATGAAGCGGCCTGGCGCGCCCTGCGCCCGGTGATCGAAGACACCGGGCGGCTGTACGACATCGACACCGAGCGCTTTCCCGGCACCCAGGCGCTGCAACCGCTGCGCACCGTGGTCGGCCCGGGCGATGCGTTGTACATCCCGGTGTATTGGTGGCACGCCGTGCAGTCGCTGGACGAAGCCTATGGCGCCACGGTGGCGGCGACTTTCCGCACCCCCTTGCATGTCAGTGGCGATATCCGTTCGCCCATCGCCCGGCGCGTACTGCGCACCTACCTGTTCTCGCGTTACGCGCCGCTGGTGGCCGCCGCCGTGGGCTATTCCATGGCCTGGCGCCTGGCCAACGGCTTGAGAAGGGGGGCGGCATGA